TTAACTAATGCAGTTACTTCTTTAAGTGTTGGAGTAATAAAAATAGGATTGTTATCATATTCTTGTTTAATAATTCCAATAATCGGTACATTTACTTCTTTGCGTATCGCTTCAATATCTTCTACTGTATTAGCTCGGATACCTTTTGCTCCTCCCAAAACCGCAGCCAACGCCATTTTTGACATAATAAAAGAACTATGCAATGGCTCATGTGGTAATGCTTGACAAGAAACCACTAATCCTCCTTTTAGGGAATCTAAAACATTCATAAAGCTTCCCCTGAATTTTCGAGTATATTATTGATTCTTTGTTTTAGAGGATCAGCCATAGCTCCAAAAATAGCTTGTATACTGTTATGGACTTCTAAAACCGCGGTAGCTCCAAGTGATTTTTTTTCTTGGTTTACTTTTGATATATTCTTAACATTTACTCTCAAGCGTGTAATACAAGCATCTACATCATCGATATTTTCTTTTCCTCCAAGCGCAGCAAGTACATCAGTTGCAGTTTGCTGAAGTGAATCTTTAGTGATGACTCTTATTTCTTCCGAATCAAGCTCGCGTCCAGGAGTCATAATATTAAAAACTTTAATCAGATATTTAAAACTAAAGAAATAAAGCATAAACCAAAAAACACCAACAATCGGAACCAGTATCCAATTAGTTGTTGTATTACCTTGAAGAACACCGGGAAGCAGAAAATCTATAAGACCACCCGAAAATGTATTTCCAATAGAAATATTAAGAATATCCGCAACAAAGAAAGAAAACCCATCAAAAAAAGCATGCAAAATATATAGCAAGGGAGTAACAAATAAAAACATAAATTCTATTGGTTCTATGATGCCGGTAATAAATGAAGTTGCAGCTGCACTCAAAAATAATCCTGCAGTTTGAGCTTTTTTATTGTCTGCTACTGTTGGCAACCCAAATATCATAGTGCCAAAACGTCCTACAAAAAATCGTTTACCTTCAGTAAAAATTCCGGAGTGATTAGGGTCTGCTAATTGAGAAAAAAAGATATTTTGTGCCCCGATGACAGTTGTTCCTGCAACTTGTTCTACTCCACCTAATTCTGTCAGCCAAAACAAAGGATAAATCATATGATGAAGTCCAACAGCTCCCGTTAATCTTAATAAAAAACCATATAAAAATGGTCCAAAAGGTCCAAGCTTAGCAATATACCGACCTGTATTGATCAACCCACTTTGGAAAATAGGCCAGATCAAAAAAAACAAAAATCCTACGACCATTGCTGCAAAAGAAGAAACAATAAGCACAAAACGCAATCTACTAAAAAATCCTAAAATGCTAGGAAGTTGGATCTGATGAAATCTATTGTGAAGGTGTGAAACCAATAACCCCATAACAATAGCTCCGGTCACTCCGGTATCGATAGGGTTGCCGTCAGGGTTAAAGGCAGCAATCATTCCTTTAATAGAAGTGTTCATTACCAAAAAGGCTGCAGCAGCAGATAAAGCAACTGTCCCTTTGTCTTTTTGGGCAAGGCCAATGACGATTCCTATGCATAATAGAATAGCTAAATTAGCAAAAATAGTTTCCCTGGATGCAGCCATTACTTTGAAAATGCCTTGTAGCCAAAACTGGTTTGAAAACGAGCATTGTCCAATAATATTTGTATTGGACAATGCTCCGCCAATTCCTAATAATAACCCTGCAGCTGGCAGGACTGCTATAGGTAACATAAATGATTTTCCAATTTTCTGAAACTCTTTAAACACCATTTCCTCCTACTGATTAATACACAAAAAGTATAGCACAAATACAAAAAAATACAAAAACTTTTTGAACAATAATTTCTTTTTTAATATTTATATTATAAAGTTTTTAAAGATTGGCTTAATAAATTTTTTGATGTAAAAATAATGAAACTTTATCATTGACATTCATAAAAAAGTGGTTTAAAATATATCTTATACGGAGATCGATCATGAATAAATACTTTTCATTTAAATATAAAATTATATTTGTCTGTTCGCTTGTTATAGCATTTTGTTTCGGGATTATTTTAGGAAATTTTAACAAAGATACTGCTAATGGTAGTTTATTCGGTAATGAATCGACACGTGATGAAGGATATTTTCGTTATTACAATATGTTTCGCGAAACATACAAAATCTTACAGAATGAATTTGTTGATCCTCAAAAAACTGATGCACAAACATTATTAAGCGGTGCTATCAAAGGTATGCTGCAATCTACAGGTGATCCTTATACAGATTTTCTTTCACCTGAAATAGCAAAAGAGTTCACTGTTAATATCCAAGCATCCTTTTATGGAGTAGGGATTCGGTTAGATAGTCGTAATGGATTAACTGTAGTCGCTCCAATCGCAGGTACACCTGCTGCAGAAGCCAGTATACAACCTGGAGACCAAATTATTGAGATAGATGGTACCAGTACAAAAGATATGACTTCATTAGAAGCAGTAAATCTTATTCGTGGGAAGTTGGGAACTCCTGTTTCGCTTACACTTTTAAGGCCTGGAGTTCTTCAAAGTTTTACTGTTACATTAAAGCGTGCTAAAATTGAAATTAATACTGTTGAATATACGGTTATTACCAATGGTGTAGATAAAATTGGTTATATAAAACTCATAGAATTCAGTGAACCTACAGCTAAGGAATTCGAAAAAGCCTTAAAAGATCTGATAAAACAAAACCCTACAGCCTTAATTCTTGATGTAAGGAATAATCCCGGAGGACTTCTAACTAGTGTTGCTTATATTACAGATCTAGTACTTCAAAGAGGACTTATAGTATATACGAAAGGACGTACCCAAAATGAAAATTTCGAATATCGGGCCACTCCAAAGAATACTCTTTTAAAAGAAGATCTTCCTATTGGTATTTTGATTAATCAAGGCAGTGCATCAGCATCAGAAATTTTAGCAGGAGCCCTGCAAGATACTAAGCGAGGAATTATTATTGGAAAAAAAAGTTTCGGCAAAGGCTCTGTACAAAAAACTCGTGAATTACCAGACCATTCTATATTGAAATATACTGTAGCAAAATATTATACACCAGCTGGGAAAACAATTGAAGGTATTGGATTGGAACCAGATATTGAAGTGGATATGTGGTTTGATACATTAGATGAGAGAGAAAAAACAGCTATTATACAGCTTCAATTAACCAATTTAATACCAGAATTCTTGAAAACTAATAATACACCTAATCCGGTCGATCTCACTAATTTCTATTATCTTTTAACAAATGAAGGATTTATTATTAAATTTAATTCAATGAATTCTTTGATTCGCCAGCACCAAAGAATTAACTCTACTGATGTATATGATTTGATATCTGATAATCAATTACAAAAAGCAATCCAAGCAGTAACAAAGGATTTTTCGCAATATAAAACAAATGTTCAATATTTCGAGACGATTGTAGAAAAGGACAAGTAAATGAATTGGTTAAATAAAATAGGGAAAAAAAATAAAAATGACAACTTATGGTATAAATGTACTGAATGTAATCATGTTGTATCTATAGAGGATTTTGAACAAAATGCTTATGTATGTGAAAAATGCCATTATCATCAACGAATCACCGCATACGAACGTATTCAACTACTTCTGGATGCAAACAGTTTTGTTGAAACAAATGCAGATTTATTATCTGTTGATATGTTGAATTTTTTTGATGGTACAACATATTATACAAATAAACTAAAAGAATCCCGACAGAAAAATGAACTTAAAGATGCAATTATTACAGGGAGGGGTAAGATAAATAATCTTCCTGTCCATATAGCTGTGATGGATTTTGGCTTTATGGGTGGTAGTATGGGATCAGTAGTCGGTGAAAAAATTACACGAACAATTGAAGATGCCACTAAAGACCAAACTCCTTTAATTATTGTATGTGCATCAGGGGGAGCTCGTATGCAGGAAGGTATTCTTTCGCTTATGCAAATGGCTAAAACAGCAGCAGCATTAGGGAGATTTTCTGAAGCTGGTGGTTTATACATTCCTGTGCTCACAAATCCAACTACAGGAGGGGTAACTGCTTCTTTTGCAATGCTTGGTGATTTTATTTTAGCGGAGTCAAAAGCATTAATAGGGTTTGCTGGACCACGTGTCATTTCGCAAACAATCAAACAAAAACTTCCTGAAGGCTTTCAAAGAGCTGAATTTCTGCAAGAACATGGATTTGTCGATATTGTGGTAGATCGTATAGACCTAAAACAAATAATTGATCAACTTATTACGTTTACGAATTGATTTTATGAGTATCCAGATAGAAAATGCTCCTTCTTATAACTTATCCGGGTTGACAGCAAATAATCTTCGAAAATCTTACGGAAAAAAATTAGTTGTTCAGGGTATTTCTTTATTTGTTCAGCCTGGTGAAATTGTTGGCCTTTTAGGCCCAAACGGAGCTGGTAAAACTACTACATTTAGTATGTTAGTCGGATTATTACGTCCCAATGAAGGGGAAGTTCTTTTGGATGGTGAAAATATTACACGTTTTCGAATGTTTCAACGTGCACGCAAGGGTATTGGGTATCTTCCTCAAGAATTGTCAATCTTTAGACGTCTGACTGTAGAAGATAATATTCGAGCTGTTCTTGAAATTCGAGGACTTGAAAAAAAAGAAATTAATGATACAGTAGAGAATCTTTTAACAGAATTAGGATTACATCGTGTGAGAAAGCAATTAGGATATACCTTATCAGGAGGAGAAAAAAGGAGATGTGAGGTAGCAAGAATTTTAGCAATTAAACCAAGATTTTTATTAATGGACGAGCCTTTTACTGGCATTGATCCTATTGCTATTGCTGAAATACAGCGATTGGTACTTGAATTGAGAAGTAAATGGGGATTAGGGATTCTCATTACTGATCATAATGTTCGTGAAACTTTAAAAATAGTAGATCGAGCTTATATTTGTTATGATGGTAAGATCCTAGTCAGTGGATCAACACAAGATCTAATAGAAAATGAAGAAGCACGCCGTACATACTTAGGTAGTGATTTTACTATGTAAAAAATTTGATTTTTAGAGTTAAAATATATTATTATTTAATCATACAAAATAGGAGAAGTATTATGTCAAATTTAGTATTAGATGTTAACGATAACATATTTCAAGCAGAAGTAATCGAATCAGAATTGCCCGTACTTGTAGATTTTTGGGCTCCTTGGTGTGCACCATGCCGTATGGTTGCTCCTTTTATCGATCAAGTGGCTAAAGAATATGAAGGAAAATTGAAAGTCGTTAAATGCAATATTGATGAAAACCCAAAAACCCCTTCACAATACAGTGTGACCAGTATTCCCACATTATGCTTATTCAAACAAGGTCAAAACGTACAAACTAATGTTGGTGCATTACCTTTAGCCCAAATAAAGGCATTTATTGACAAAAATTTATAAGGAGTACCTATGCTGTTGAAAGGAAAAATTGCTTTAGTAACAGGGGTTGCTAATGATAGATCTATTGCTTATGCTATTGCAAAACAGTATAGAGAGCAGGGTGCTATTGTCATTTTAAGCTATCAAGGTGAAAAACTTAAAGAAAGGGTTCAATCTATTGCCCAAGATTTAGGAATTGAGCATATTTTTGAAGTTGATGCTACTGATCAAACACAAGTAAAAAATATGTTTGAAGAAATTAATAAAAAATATAATGGACTTGATATAATTATTCATTCTATTGCATTTGCTCGAAAGGAAGAGCTTCAAGGTGGAATCTCTGAATCGTCGGAAGAAGGGTTTTTATTAGCTCAGCAGATATCGGCTTATACTTTAATTTCATTAGCACGTTATGGAGCCCCTTTAATGGAAAAAAGAGGTGGAGGTTCTATTTCTGCACTTACTTACATTGGTTCGACACGTGCTATGCCAAACTATAATGCAATGGGTGTTGCAAAAGCATCTCTTGAGGCTATTGTACGTTATTTAGCCCTAGAATTAGGGCATAAAAATATCAGAGTCAATTCTATTTCTCCCGGTCCTATTAATACGCTTGCAGCAAGAGGAATTACAGGATTTAAGGATATGTATAAAGGGGCACTAGATAGCCAGCTGATTAAAAGAAATATTTCTCCTGAAGATGTTGCAGGAACTGCTGTATTTTTAGCTTCTGATTTAAGTACTATGGTAACAGGAATGATTATTTTTGTTGATGGAGGATTTCATTGTGGTACTAGCTTTAATCTTGAGCCTTAAGAATATCTAAAATTTTTTTATCTTCCTCAAAAAGATAAAGTGATAATTTTGTTGAATCCATAACCTGCATAAGTCGATATAATGATATTTTCATTTTTATGAAATCAGTAGTTGTTTCTACTTGTACGGGACGCATGCTTTGTGATGCTTTTCCTTCATCCATATCTGCAATAATAGAATATTTTTGATCTATACTAAATAATATTCTATCGTCAGGTATGAAATTATAAACTATCGAATCTTTGATCATAAAAGAATATATTTCTGCTCCAGGAACAATAATAGAACGGTAAGAAAACCCTATGACTTTAATCCCTGACGCAACTTTTTTTGATAAAACATCTATCAAAGGCTTTGTATATAGGCAATTATTAACATAAAAAAAAATATTTTTTTTTGCCTTTTCAATCATTTCTTGAATATTTGATAAAATAGTATCTCGACCTATAATATTCCAAAAATCATCATTTTCTACTTCTTCATCTTCATTTTGATATTGTTTTAAATCCTCGATTAAGGAATATTTGGCATCAGTAAAACGTCTTTCCAAGCTAGACAAAAAACTATCCGGAGATATAGGGCTATATTGTTCCGGGTTGGATTTCACAATACGTACGCCTCCTTTCTCTGCAAGTCTTGCTAACATTTCATAGACTACTGGTCGCAATATTCCACTATCTTTTGCGAGTTTATAGCCTGTTACTGGATGATTTTTTAATAAAGCAACATAAACTAATGCTTCATTTCTACTTAAGCCTAGTTCTTCAAAACGATTAACAAAAAAATTAGGATCTTGATTTACCATTTTTCATCCTTTATTGGGTTAATCTATCAAGAAATCCGCGGCCACCGCCTAAAATTTCCATATTGTTTGAATCGATATTAACAATAATTTCGGTACCAAATAACTGAGAAGAATTTTGTTCCAGTCTCGGGTTACCCAACATACGTATTTTATTTTCCTTACCGCTATACAAAGCCCATCGAGAAAAAGCTTTTTGGCTTTTATCTCCTTGCAAAGTGATAACATCACCTAAGAGACTACCTTCTTGAGTTTCTCGATAATACTCAATCACATTTGCATGTGCAATTGTTTCTTGTTCATGAAAATATATTGAAGGTTCATCCGTAGCTCGAAAAAATCCGTTTGTATGTCTATAAGTAAGGAACTGGCTTAATAAAGTAAACCGATCCACTTTGCTTATAGCTTTTACGTTACCAATAGCTGTGTAATAATCTAAACTTCCGTTTTTAAATTGGACATTTAATCGATCTGTAGTCAAAATTTGTTCAGAAGTTTCTGCCTGTACATCTCCCGATACGATCATTCGGTCTTTTTTTGTCCAAATTTGAGCTTGCTTGCCAGAAATCAATGTTTCTCCATCGTCAATTTCAATGTTGCCTTGCACGTGAATATAATATTCGTTAGGATATACTGTAATAATTTTTCCATTAATGCGGGTAGAAATAAATTCACTTTGCTCCACTAAAATTTCGGGGACTTTTCTTAAAATAATTTTTTCTTCTTTTGCATAATAAGTACCTTCTTGAGCTGACATGAAAATTCTATCATTGATATCTGCAAATCTTAAATTACCGTAAGCATAACCAATACCTTTATTTTCATCATAAATCATTATATCAGAAACAAATATAGTAGGGCCTCGACTTAGGGTAGGACGCTTTCCATAAGCAGTCTCAAGAAATAACTGATTTAATTTTGCTTTAAAATTGCTCTTACCTGCAGAGATAGCAACAGGTAGTGTTATTTTTTCACTACTAGAATTGCCAAATAAAGATATAGAAACCGCAACGTAAGAAAA
The window above is part of the Brevinema andersonii genome. Proteins encoded here:
- the trxA gene encoding thioredoxin, with amino-acid sequence MSNLVLDVNDNIFQAEVIESELPVLVDFWAPWCAPCRMVAPFIDQVAKEYEGKLKVVKCNIDENPKTPSQYSVTSIPTLCLFKQGQNVQTNVGALPLAQIKAFIDKNL
- a CDS encoding LptA/OstA family protein yields the protein MQKLYKFFIYFSYVAVSISLFGNSSSEKITLPVAISAGKSNFKAKLNQLFLETAYGKRPTLSRGPTIFVSDIMIYDENKGIGYAYGNLRFADINDRIFMSAQEGTYYAKEEKIILRKVPEILVEQSEFISTRINGKIITVYPNEYYIHVQGNIEIDDGETLISGKQAQIWTKKDRMIVSGDVQAETSEQILTTDRLNVQFKNGSLDYYTAIGNVKAISKVDRFTLLSQFLTYRHTNGFFRATDEPSIYFHEQETIAHANVIEYYRETQEGSLLGDVITLQGDKSQKAFSRWALYSGKENKIRMLGNPRLEQNSSQLFGTEIIVNIDSNNMEILGGGRGFLDRLTQ
- the lptB gene encoding LPS export ABC transporter ATP-binding protein is translated as MSIQIENAPSYNLSGLTANNLRKSYGKKLVVQGISLFVQPGEIVGLLGPNGAGKTTTFSMLVGLLRPNEGEVLLDGENITRFRMFQRARKGIGYLPQELSIFRRLTVEDNIRAVLEIRGLEKKEINDTVENLLTELGLHRVRKQLGYTLSGGEKRRCEVARILAIKPRFLLMDEPFTGIDPIAIAEIQRLVLELRSKWGLGILITDHNVRETLKIVDRAYICYDGKILVSGSTQDLIENEEARRTYLGSDFTM
- a CDS encoding TrmB family transcriptional regulator; translation: MVNQDPNFFVNRFEELGLSRNEALVYVALLKNHPVTGYKLAKDSGILRPVVYEMLARLAEKGGVRIVKSNPEQYSPISPDSFLSSLERRFTDAKYSLIEDLKQYQNEDEEVENDDFWNIIGRDTILSNIQEMIEKAKKNIFFYVNNCLYTKPLIDVLSKKVASGIKVIGFSYRSIIVPGAEIYSFMIKDSIVYNFIPDDRILFSIDQKYSIIADMDEGKASQSMRPVQVETTTDFIKMKISLYRLMQVMDSTKLSLYLFEEDKKILDILKAQD
- a CDS encoding enoyl-ACP reductase FabI; the encoded protein is MLLKGKIALVTGVANDRSIAYAIAKQYREQGAIVILSYQGEKLKERVQSIAQDLGIEHIFEVDATDQTQVKNMFEEINKKYNGLDIIIHSIAFARKEELQGGISESSEEGFLLAQQISAYTLISLARYGAPLMEKRGGGSISALTYIGSTRAMPNYNAMGVAKASLEAIVRYLALELGHKNIRVNSISPGPINTLAARGITGFKDMYKGALDSQLIKRNISPEDVAGTAVFLASDLSTMVTGMIIFVDGGFHCGTSFNLEP
- the accD gene encoding acetyl-CoA carboxylase, carboxyltransferase subunit beta; protein product: MNWLNKIGKKNKNDNLWYKCTECNHVVSIEDFEQNAYVCEKCHYHQRITAYERIQLLLDANSFVETNADLLSVDMLNFFDGTTYYTNKLKESRQKNELKDAIITGRGKINNLPVHIAVMDFGFMGGSMGSVVGEKITRTIEDATKDQTPLIIVCASGGARMQEGILSLMQMAKTAAALGRFSEAGGLYIPVLTNPTTGGVTASFAMLGDFILAESKALIGFAGPRVISQTIKQKLPEGFQRAEFLQEHGFVDIVVDRIDLKQIIDQLITFTN
- a CDS encoding PTS transporter subunit EIIC, producing the protein MFKEFQKIGKSFMLPIAVLPAAGLLLGIGGALSNTNIIGQCSFSNQFWLQGIFKVMAASRETIFANLAILLCIGIVIGLAQKDKGTVALSAAAAFLVMNTSIKGMIAAFNPDGNPIDTGVTGAIVMGLLVSHLHNRFHQIQLPSILGFFSRLRFVLIVSSFAAMVVGFLFFLIWPIFQSGLINTGRYIAKLGPFGPFLYGFLLRLTGAVGLHHMIYPLFWLTELGGVEQVAGTTVIGAQNIFFSQLADPNHSGIFTEGKRFFVGRFGTMIFGLPTVADNKKAQTAGLFLSAAATSFITGIIEPIEFMFLFVTPLLYILHAFFDGFSFFVADILNISIGNTFSGGLIDFLLPGVLQGNTTTNWILVPIVGVFWFMLYFFSFKYLIKVFNIMTPGRELDSEEIRVITKDSLQQTATDVLAALGGKENIDDVDACITRLRVNVKNISKVNQEKKSLGATAVLEVHNSIQAIFGAMADPLKQRINNILENSGEAL
- a CDS encoding S41 family peptidase: MNKYFSFKYKIIFVCSLVIAFCFGIILGNFNKDTANGSLFGNESTRDEGYFRYYNMFRETYKILQNEFVDPQKTDAQTLLSGAIKGMLQSTGDPYTDFLSPEIAKEFTVNIQASFYGVGIRLDSRNGLTVVAPIAGTPAAEASIQPGDQIIEIDGTSTKDMTSLEAVNLIRGKLGTPVSLTLLRPGVLQSFTVTLKRAKIEINTVEYTVITNGVDKIGYIKLIEFSEPTAKEFEKALKDLIKQNPTALILDVRNNPGGLLTSVAYITDLVLQRGLIVYTKGRTQNENFEYRATPKNTLLKEDLPIGILINQGSASASEILAGALQDTKRGIIIGKKSFGKGSVQKTRELPDHSILKYTVAKYYTPAGKTIEGIGLEPDIEVDMWFDTLDEREKTAIIQLQLTNLIPEFLKTNNTPNPVDLTNFYYLLTNEGFIIKFNSMNSLIRQHQRINSTDVYDLISDNQLQKAIQAVTKDFSQYKTNVQYFETIVEKDK